A region of Bacillus cabrialesii DNA encodes the following proteins:
- a CDS encoding ABC transporter permease, with protein sequence METVPKKGDAPVLTAEKGISWMAALKRDKWLYLLLIPGLLYFLIFKYLPMWGVLIAFKDYSPYLGFWKSEWVGFDYFKDFFMNPDFFRLLRNTLMLASLDLLFAFPAPLILALLLNELRKAVYKRCIQTFIYVPHFVSWTIVVSITFVFFTVDTGVINKMVMSLTGEQISFLSDADWFRPMIVMQSIWKETGWGTILFLAALATVDQEQYEAAIMDGAGRFRRMWHITLPAIRSTIIVLLILRIGSFLNLGFEQVYLMTNSLNRSVADIFDTYVYMMGITQGAYSYSTAVGLFKSVVGIVLIFGANYIAKKFDQEGLF encoded by the coding sequence ATGGAAACAGTGCCGAAGAAGGGAGATGCACCTGTTCTCACTGCTGAAAAAGGCATCAGCTGGATGGCTGCGCTCAAACGGGACAAATGGCTTTATCTTCTTCTTATTCCCGGTCTGCTTTATTTTTTGATTTTCAAATACTTGCCGATGTGGGGCGTGCTGATCGCATTTAAAGACTATTCGCCATATCTTGGCTTCTGGAAAAGCGAATGGGTCGGCTTTGATTATTTCAAAGACTTTTTTATGAATCCGGATTTTTTCCGGCTGCTGCGCAATACCCTTATGCTGGCGAGCCTTGATCTTTTGTTTGCCTTTCCGGCGCCTCTCATTTTGGCCTTGCTTTTGAACGAACTGAGAAAGGCCGTGTATAAAAGATGCATCCAAACCTTTATTTACGTGCCCCATTTTGTGTCATGGACAATCGTGGTCAGCATCACCTTTGTTTTCTTTACTGTCGATACAGGCGTGATCAACAAAATGGTCATGAGCCTGACAGGTGAGCAAATTTCTTTCTTATCGGACGCGGACTGGTTCCGGCCGATGATTGTGATGCAAAGCATCTGGAAGGAGACGGGCTGGGGAACGATTTTATTTCTGGCCGCGCTGGCGACGGTTGATCAGGAGCAGTATGAAGCCGCCATTATGGACGGAGCGGGCCGGTTCAGGAGAATGTGGCATATTACACTGCCGGCAATCAGAAGCACCATTATCGTTTTGTTGATTTTAAGAATCGGCAGCTTTTTGAATCTCGGCTTTGAACAGGTATATTTGATGACGAACTCGCTCAACCGCAGCGTGGCTGATATTTTTGACACGTACGTGTACATGATGGGAATTACCCAAGGCGCGTACAGCTACAGCACGGCGGTCGGTTTGTTTAAATCGGTTGTCGGGATTGTCTTGATTTTCGGCGCCAATTACATTGCGAAAAAGTTTGATCAGGAAGGATTGTTTTAG
- a CDS encoding carbohydrate ABC transporter permease, translated as MAEIHTMHNTKAGRVFDVCNILFLGGVGAITILPFLYIIAGSFATEAELAQRSFFIFPKTFTLEAYKYVFSTPTFIRSMGVSIFITVVGTAVQLFFTFTMAYPLAKRHVKGRNLLLNLVIFSMLFSGGMIPTYLVVKSLGLLDTYWALILPMAINPFNLIIIKNFFQQLPRELEESAKIDGCSEIGVFWRIALPLSKPVIATFALFYAVGIWNDFFHALLYINDSAKWPLQMVLRQVTILSDLTATNGDTMQNAVPPEQGIKLAVIVIATLPILAVYPFLQKHFAKGMLIGSVKG; from the coding sequence ATGGCTGAAATTCACACGATGCATAACACAAAAGCCGGGCGGGTGTTTGACGTCTGCAACATTCTGTTTCTCGGCGGTGTCGGCGCGATTACCATTTTGCCGTTTTTGTATATTATCGCCGGTTCCTTTGCGACAGAAGCGGAGCTCGCTCAGCGCAGCTTCTTTATTTTCCCGAAAACCTTTACACTCGAAGCTTACAAGTATGTGTTTTCGACACCGACGTTCATCCGCAGCATGGGCGTATCCATCTTCATCACCGTGGTCGGGACGGCTGTGCAGCTGTTTTTTACCTTCACGATGGCGTATCCGCTGGCGAAGCGGCATGTGAAGGGGCGGAATCTGCTGTTGAACCTGGTGATTTTCTCGATGCTGTTTTCCGGCGGCATGATCCCGACGTATCTTGTCGTGAAATCACTTGGCCTTTTGGATACGTATTGGGCATTGATTCTGCCGATGGCGATTAATCCGTTCAACCTGATTATTATCAAAAACTTCTTTCAGCAGCTGCCGCGCGAGCTGGAGGAATCGGCAAAAATTGACGGCTGTTCAGAAATCGGCGTTTTCTGGCGGATCGCCCTGCCGCTGTCAAAGCCGGTTATTGCGACCTTTGCGCTGTTTTATGCGGTCGGGATTTGGAATGATTTCTTCCACGCTCTCTTATATATCAATGACAGTGCAAAATGGCCGCTGCAGATGGTGCTTCGCCAGGTCACAATCTTATCGGATTTAACGGCGACCAATGGCGATACGATGCAAAATGCCGTTCCGCCGGAGCAGGGAATAAAACTCGCTGTCATTGTCATTGCGACGCTTCCGATTTTGGCGGTCTATCCATTTTTACAAAAACACTTTGCAAAAGGAATGCTGATCGGTTCGGTGAAAGGCTGA
- the lplD gene encoding alpha-galacturonidase LplD has protein sequence MFHISMLDQIKIAYIGGGSQGWARSLMSDLSIDERMSGTVALYDLDFEAAQKNEVIGNYSGEGRWRYEAVSTLKKALSGADIVIISILPGSLDDMEIDVHLPERCGIYQSVGDTVGPGGIIRGLRAAPMFAEIARAIRDYAPDSWIMNYTNPMSVCTRVLYKVFPGIKAIGCCHEVFGTQKLLAEMATERLGIEVPRREEIRVNVLGINHFTWITEASYRHIDLLPVFREFSAHYGESGYELEGESWRDSVFRSAHRVAFDLFETYGAIPAAGDRHLAEFLPGPYLKQPEAWKFHLTSVSFRKQDRDEKRKETEQLIVQKQGVARKASGEEGVNIIAALLGLGELVTNVNMPNQGQVSNLPLQAIVETNALITQNRVQPICSGALPKGVEMLAARHVSNQEAVAEAGLTKDRGLAFQAFLNDPLVTIDRSDAERLFDDMRQNAMQR, from the coding sequence GTGTTTCATATCAGTATGCTGGATCAGATTAAAATCGCCTATATCGGCGGAGGATCTCAAGGCTGGGCCAGAAGCCTGATGAGTGATCTGTCGATTGATGAACGGATGTCAGGCACGGTGGCGCTCTATGATCTCGATTTTGAAGCGGCTCAGAAAAATGAAGTGATCGGCAATTACAGCGGAGAAGGAAGATGGAGGTACGAAGCGGTTTCTACTTTAAAAAAGGCGTTATCAGGAGCGGATATCGTCATTATTTCCATTCTGCCGGGTTCGCTGGATGACATGGAAATCGATGTCCACTTGCCTGAGCGCTGCGGCATTTATCAATCTGTTGGTGATACTGTCGGGCCGGGCGGGATCATCAGAGGTTTAAGAGCGGCCCCGATGTTTGCGGAAATTGCCCGGGCAATAAGAGACTACGCACCTGATTCATGGATCATGAACTACACAAACCCAATGTCTGTCTGTACAAGAGTGCTGTATAAAGTGTTTCCCGGCATCAAAGCGATTGGCTGCTGCCACGAGGTGTTCGGCACGCAAAAGCTGCTGGCGGAAATGGCCACGGAAAGGCTTGGAATAGAGGTGCCGCGGCGTGAAGAGATCCGTGTCAATGTCCTCGGCATTAACCATTTCACATGGATTACGGAGGCCTCTTACCGCCATATTGACCTGCTGCCTGTATTCCGTGAATTCAGCGCGCACTACGGGGAATCAGGATATGAGCTGGAAGGAGAAAGCTGGAGAGACAGCGTCTTTCGTTCGGCACACCGTGTTGCGTTTGATTTATTTGAAACGTATGGCGCCATCCCCGCCGCGGGTGACAGGCATCTGGCAGAGTTTCTTCCCGGCCCTTACCTCAAACAGCCTGAAGCTTGGAAATTTCATCTCACATCTGTTTCATTCAGAAAACAAGACAGAGATGAGAAACGAAAGGAAACAGAACAATTGATTGTCCAAAAACAAGGTGTTGCAAGAAAAGCCTCGGGAGAAGAAGGTGTGAACATCATAGCGGCTCTTCTCGGATTGGGTGAACTCGTCACGAATGTAAATATGCCAAATCAAGGCCAAGTCTCGAACCTTCCTTTACAAGCCATTGTCGAAACAAACGCACTCATCACACAGAACCGTGTTCAGCCGATTTGTTCCGGGGCGCTGCCAAAGGGTGTGGAAATGCTGGCGGCAAGGCACGTATCCAATCAGGAGGCAGTGGCGGAAGCCGGTTTAACAAAGGATCGCGGCCTCGCATTCCAAGCCTTCCTTAATGATCCGCTTGTCACGATTGACCGCAGTGATGCAGAGCGGCTTTTCGATGACATGCGCCAAAATGCTATGCAACGTTGA